The Ahaetulla prasina isolate Xishuangbanna chromosome 14, ASM2864084v1, whole genome shotgun sequence genome includes a region encoding these proteins:
- the LOC131185234 gene encoding myeloid-associated differentiation marker-like, which yields MVALKFNGRSLISPLGIVRLLEIFFSCTAFSLAAVNKDYGGNYGAWSMFTWCFCFIVSVFVVIMELISLDAALPVSWQDFTSAFSMLATLMIFTTSVVYPATFIPSCKSCGYRIGATVMSCLCFAAYAVEVGLTRAKAGELSNFLTTIPGLLKVFEAYVACLIFSLLGISDYKKFPGLEWCVAVYCICFILTMVIVILTIGRCLGSLPIPVEKTLIAYNILAVLMYLTVVIIWPLYSFQNNPRPQCNSNPGRCAVWDNNLGITFLSFFNLIAYIVDLAYSYKMVFVTTPA from the coding sequence ATGGTCGCTCTTAAATTCAACGGCCGCTCCCTGATTTCTCCGCTGGGGATCGTTCGGTTGTTGGAGATATTCTTCTCCTGCACTGCTTTCAGCTTAGCAGCCGTTAATAAAGACTACGGCGGGAACTATGGGGCTTGGTCGATGTTTACTTGGTGCTTCTGCTTCATCGTTTCTGTCTTTGTGGTGATTATGGAGCTGATCAGCCTGGATGCGGCCCTGCCTGTTTCCTGGCAGGACTTCACCTCTGCCTTCTCCATGCTGGCTACTCTGATGATCTTCACGACTTCCGttgtctacccagcaaccttcaTTCCTTCCTGCAAGAGCTGTGGTTATCGGATTGGGGCTACCGTCATGTCTTGCCTCTGTTTCGCCGCCTACGCGGTGGAAGTAGGCCTCACCCGGGCCAAAGCAGGGGAGCTCAGCAACTTCCTGACCACCATCCCTGGCCTCCTGAAGGTATTTGAGGCCTACGTAGCTTGTCTCATCTTCTCCTTGCTGGGCATTTCCGATTACAAGAAATTTCCCGGTCTGGAATGGTGCGTGGCCGTCTACTGCATCTGCTTCATTTTGACCATGGTGATTGTCATTCTGACCATTGGACGCTGCCTTGGTTCCTTGCCCATCCCTGTGGAGAAGACTCTTATTGCCTACAACATCTTGGCTGTTCTCATGTATCTTACCGTAGTGATCATATGGCCTTTATACAGCTTTCAGAACAATCCAAGACCTCAGTGTAATAGTAATCCTGGCCGCTGCGCCGTGTGGGACAATAACCTGGGAattaccttcctctccttcttcaacCTCATCGCCTACATTGTGGACTTGGCCTATTCTTACAAAATGGTGTTTGTGACCACACCGGCATAG